DNA sequence from the Pedobacter sp. W3I1 genome:
TTGCGGGTCCTTGGTTCCATGGCGGCTGGGTGCGTAGTGATGGTTCTTCCTTTGGCGACATCCCTTTCGGCAAAACCACCAGTATCGATTATCAACAGCAATACGAACTCCCTTTCTTTAAACATTATTTAAAAGGCGAAGGAGATTTTAATGCAGCAGAAGCCAATATTTTCGTAACGGGAAGCAACGAATGGAAAAAATTTAATACCTGGCCACCAAAAGATACCGAAACCAGAAACCTTTACTTACAGCCTAATGGAAAACTTAGTTTCGAAAAAGTGGGCAGAACCGATAGCTGGGATGAATATGTGAGCGATCCAAATCACCCTGTACCTTATCAGGATGGCATCCAGGCTAAACGTACCCGCGAATATATGATCGATGATCAGCGTTTTGCTGCCCGCCGCCCGGATGTAAAAACTTACCAGACTGATGCCTTAACAGAAGATATTACCTTAACCGGTCCTGTTTTGGCCAATCTCGTGGTTTCGACTACTGGAACAGATGCCGATTATGTAGTTAAGCTGATTGATGTTTACCCTGAAGATGCGCCAAATCCAGTGCCTAACCCCAAAAACCTGATTATGGGTGGTTACGAAATGTTGGTGCGTGGAGAAATTATGCGTGGAAAATATCGGAACAGTTTCGAAAAACCAGAACCTTTTGTTCCTGGTGCCATTACCAAAGTAAATTATCCACTGCCAGATATAGCGCATACCTTCAAAAAGGGCCATAAAATGATGATCCAGATCCAAAACTCATGGTTCCCCTTAGCCGATCGCAATCCGCAGAAATTTATGGATATCTATCAGGCAGAACCGCAGGATTTCCAAAAAGCTACGCACAAAATTTATCATGATGTGCACAACAGCTCCTTTATTACTGTTTCCGCGTTGAAATAAACAAAATCCGTCATTGCAAAAATGCTCACGCTCGTTTTTAACGAGTGTGTAAATAGCCGATCGTTTTAACGATCAACATAAATATAAATGAAAAAGTTACTATTCATCCTTGCTATCAGCATCAGCATTTCGGCTGTACAGGCACAGATGCTCGGCAAAAATCAGGTAAACTCCAGGGCAGATAGTCTCCGAGGTACACTTACCCCTTTGCGTACCTGCTACGATATTAATTATTACCACCTGGATGTGAAAATAGATATCGACCAGAAAACAGTAAGCGGCAGCAATGAATTTGCTTTTACTGCCACACAGGATTTAACCAAATTACAGTTCGATCTTTTTGATAACTTAAAAGTAAATAAGGTAGTATACCGAGGTGTCGATTTACCTTATACCCGGGAATATAATGCGGTTTTTGTAACCTTCCCTAAAGCAGTAAAAAAAGGAAGCAAAGATAAATTCACGGTTTTTTATTCAGGAAATCCTTTGGTGGCAAAAACACCACCTTGGGACGGTGGGTTTATCTTCAAAAAAGATGAAGCAGGCAATCCTTTTGTTTCTGTGGCCTGTCAAGGTTTAGGAGCAAGTGTATGGTGGCCAAATAAAGATCACCAGAGCGATGAAGTAGATAGTATGTTAATCAGCATTAGCGTTCCAAAAACTTTGCAGGAAATATCTAACGGACGACTGAGAAACACCGTCGATAAACCCGATGGTTACAAACAATACAACTGGTTTGTCGCTAATCCCATCAATAACTACGATGTAACCTTTTACATTGGCAAATATGCCCATTGGCAAGACAGTTATGATGGCGAAAACGGAAAACTCAGCATCGATTACTTGGCGTTACAAACCGATAGCGCCAAGGCCCGCCCACATTGGGATGCCGATGTTAAACCCATGCTTAAATGTTTCGAGTATTGGTTTGGCCCTTACCCATGGTACAAAGATGGCTACAAACTTGTTCAGGCACCACATTTAGGCATGGAACATCAAAGCGCAGTAGCCTATGGCAATCAGTTTAAACCAGGCTATTTAGGTAAAGATTTAAGCGGTACAGGCCATGGTTTAAAATGGGATTTCATTACCATCCACGAGAGCGGCCACGAGTGGTTTGGTAATAATATCACCTCGAAAGACATCGCCGATATGTGGATTCATGAAGGTTTCACCAATTACTCAGAAGTATTATTTACCGAATGTACTGAGAACAAAGCGGCTGCAGATGAATATGTAATTGGATTACAAAAAATTATTCAAAACGACATTCCGGTTATCGGCCCTTATGGAGTAAATAAAGAAGGTTCAGGCGATATGTATCCAAAAGGTGCAAATTTGATTAGTACCATTCGCCAACTCATCAATAATGACGAAAAATTCAGACAGATCTTGCGCGGATTGGGTAAAACATTCTATCACAAAACTGTAAGCACCGCCGAGATCGAAAATTACATAGCTAAACAAAGCGGACTTAAATTAGATAAAGTTTTCGATCAGTATCTACGTTATACGAAGATTCCTGTTCTGGGATATAAAATCAATAATGGCACCCTCACTTACCGATGGATTACGGATGTAAAAGGTTTTGATATGCCTGTGCGTGTAACACTAAAAGCGGGTGCTTATACTTTAATTAAACCTACAAACGGCTGGAAAACCATTAAAGTTGATGCAAGCATAAATGCAGATAACTTTCAACATGATCCGTTGTTTTATATCAATGTAAAAAAAGGATAAATAGTGATCTGCAGATTTTGGCGCCGTCATCCCCAACTCGATTGGGGATCTTAATGCGATAGGCTTTAAGATTCCCGCCTGCGCCTATCGTGTGGACACATCTTTTTTAAGAATGGTTTGGGCATCATGCTAGCTGGCTTTAATAAACCACAGTCTTTACCGAAGGACGCCGTCAATCCCAAGTGGCGGGAGAATCAAAAAAATAGGTGCACAATGGCCCAAATAGCATTGCCAAACCTGAAACGCAGTGGTTTTGTGTTCATTAGCACTGAATTCAAGTTTAATATAAATTGAACACAAACCCCGAAGGGCTCAATCAGACCAAAGAAAACAAAAACAATACCTGATTAAACGAAGTGCCACTGTTTTTTTGATGAGCGTAGGGAGGTGAGAAGCCACATTGCTGGATTGACAAAGCGCTTTGGGTACTTTGGCGCTCCAAAATGCGTTAGCATTCTTGAGCACAAATAAAAACAGCAAGACCTGCGAAAAACTACCATGCCCCGCGGCAAAGAGCGGAAAAAATTAGTGTTTGCGCTCAAACGACTTTTTTTTGAATCAGAGAGCTGTTAATGGCAGGAAAGATGCTGATCCCGAAGCTTCGGGACAGCATGACGACCGCCTTAGACAAAGAGCCTAAACAAATCTACTTAACAAAAATGTGTTCACACGAAATACCTACGCGGGAATGACGAGCATTATAATTTGTCAACCCGAGCATAGTCGAAGTCCATCATAAAGAGAATTAAATTCCATCTTGTGCAACTTTTTGGCAAAACCATCGTCTTATAAGAAAAAGCTCATTATTTATCTAAAAAAATAAAAATCTATACCATGAAAAAAGTATTTGCCATATTATTAGCATCCCTAACATTAACCTCTGGTATTAATGTAATGGCTAAAGATCAAACCCACATCAATTCGTCGAAATTCAATAATGATGAAAGAGATGTAGCTAACTTTACCTCAGTTGCGGGTGCAGGGCCAATCAACATTGTAATCACATTGGGCTCAAAAGCAAGTTGCCGTTTAGAAGGCGATGCTGACGCCATTGCCTCCATTGTAACAGAAGTAAAAGGGAATGCACTCATTATCCGTCCGGAAACAAGCATTACCAGTTGGTCTAGAAAATACGAAGACAAAAAAATAACGGCTTACGTTACTGCACCTTCGCTAAAAAGCTTATCGATGAGTGGATCTGGCGCAATGACGGTAAATAGCAAAGTTAGTGCTGGAGATTTCGCAACCGTTTTAAGCGGTTCTGGCAGTATAAAAGTAAATGCCGATGTTGACGATTTTAGCGGCGTAATCAGCGGTTCAGGATCAATCAACATCAATGGCAGTGCCGATCATGCTAAAGTAGTCATCAGCAGCTCGGGTACCTTTGGCGGGAAATCTTTTGCAGTAAAAACATTATCAACAACGATTAGCGGATCAGGAACAGTTAACATTGCGGTAGATGAAAGCATTAGAGCAGTAATCAGCGGATCAGGCAGTGTAAATTACTCTGGTAATGCATCTGTAGAGAAAACCATTGTTGGCTCAGGAAGAGTAAGAAAAGTATAAACTCATTTGATTTAAAATGGACGTCTCGAAGAAATTCGGGACGTTTTTTGTTTATCATAACCGTCACCCTGACCTGTAGCGCAGCGGAAAGCTACGTAGTAAATTTATTTCATGAAACATCTTCGGTGGAAGGATGTGCTTTAACATTCTTTTATTATTATGAAAAGCAGATTATTGCTACTATCAAGTGTCAGTCCCGCTATCATTTCAAGTCCTCGTCCCAGTGAAAAACTGGCTCTCCGGGCTTTCCATTTTATCGGGTTTATGATTCAATGGCTTCTGCCCTGCAAACCCTAAATGCAATACTGCCTTAACCTTTTAGCTCCGGTTGAAGTGGTACCCTGCAGCAACGAGGTACGAGGAAGCGAAGCGTGCAAGCGTAAAACGGGAGGAAAATTATTGTTATGCACAGGCACTGCGCTCCATAAAAAAGGCTTCCAGTATTAGGAAAACACATAATAAGGATCGGTATTCAGCTTAAAAAAAATTATCTTCGTCTAACAACACCTCTTCCCATGAAAAAACTATTATTGGCGATCCTTTTATTATTCAATATCAACTTTGTTTACAGCCAAACACTCGATAAAAAATACCTCCCCGTGGCTAGTAATTTTATTGCATTAGTAAAGAGCGGTTCTGTAGAAAAACTGAGTAACAAAATCAAATATCCATTAAACAGGGTTTACCCGATCCCGCCAATTAAAAATAAGCAGGAATTTGTAAAAAGATATAAAGAGGTTTTCGATGATGATCTAGTCAAAAAAATTATTAAATCGAAACCATCCGTAGATTGGGATGATGTAGGCTGGCGCGGAATTATGCTCTTAAACGGCGAATTATGGCTCGATACTGATGGTAAACTCATTGCGGTGAACCACCAGTCAAAGTTAGAAGCCAAAGAGCAAGGCAGGTTAATTAATGTAGAAAAAAGTAAGTTGCATCCATCAATCGGTAATTTTATACAACCAGTACTCGTTTTCGAAACAGCTCAATACAAAATCAGGATTGATGACCTGGGCAATAATAATTATCGTTACGCTTCCTGGCCTTTAAAAAGTAAAATGAGCGATAAACCCAAATTGGTTTTAACCAATGGTAAATGGACACCCGATGGCAGTGGTGGAAACCACAATTATCAATTTAAAAGCGGCGATTATTTGTATACCTGTTTCATTACAGTGATGGGTGAGGCCGGAGCGCCGCCAGCGCTACTCGAAATTAGCAAGGCAGGAAAACAGATTTTATCCCAGCCAGCAAAAAAATTAATCCCTTAAAATCCAGAACATGCTTACCAAAACCTTAAAATCCCTTTTCAATCGCGATCTGCACAAACTGAAATTCGAAATTGATGCCTACCAAAACGAAAATAACTTATGGCGGGTAGATAAGGGTATTGCAAACTCAGCAGGGAATCTTTGCCTGCATTTAATCGGAAACCTCAACACCTATATTGGCGCAACTTTGGGTGGAAGCAATTATATCCGCAACCGCGAACTGGAGTTTTCGTTAAAAGATGTCCTAAAGCAAGAGCTTATCAACATGATCGAAGCAACCCTAACCGTAGTTGACGAAACGCTGGATAAAATAACCGATGAACAACTCAACAGTGAATACCCTATGCTGGTATTCCAGGAGAAAACCTCAACCGGGTTTTTCCTGGTGCACCTTACCACGCATTTAACTTACCATTTGGGGCAGATTAATTACCATAGAAGATTATTGGATGTATAATTGTCGTCATCTGATAGTTATCGATGCGAACAGAAGCAAGGCCCTTGCAAAGGGGGTAAAGCAATCTTAATTAAAAAACACCATGATACAACAACTCTTCGCTCAACACGCCACCGAAATATTAAAAAGCGATGAATCTGTTATCGGCTTAGCTGTGGGTGGCTCCTGGCTCAGTAATGAGATTGACGAATTTTCAGACCTCGACCTCATTTTGCTAACTAAAGAAAAGGTATCAACCGATAAGTCTAAAATGCTCCAATACGCCAACCGCCTTGGCGATTTGATTTCTGCTTTTACAGGCGAACATGTTGGCGAACCGCGTGTATTGATCTGCATTTACGATAAACCATTATTGCACGTTGATATCAAATTTTTAACGCTTGACGAATTTGCCTCTAGGGTAGAAAACCCTACCTTATTAATCGATCGTGATAATCAATTACAGCGCATCCTCAATCAAACAGAAGCCAAATTCCCTTATCCCGACTACCAATGGATTGAAGACCGCTTTTGGACCTGGATACATTATGCCCTCTTAAAAATCGGCAGAGGCGAATATTTAGAAGCTTTAGATTTTTTCGGCTTTTTAAGGATGGTAGTGTTTGGCCCCTTGCTTCACATCAAAAATAACAACCTGCCACGAGGTGTGCGTAAAGTAGAATCGCAGCTCCCTTCCGAAGATTTTAACTTACTTAAAGGTACCATTGCTGAATACAATAAAGCATCGTTAATCGAATCGCTGGAAAATGCGATTAAGCTTTATAAAAAGTTAAGAATTGATCTGTTCGATAGCGTTACTAAGCAGAACAAGAAAGCAGAAGATGCTGTAATGCAGTATTTAGTCGCGATAAAAGAAAGATCATAATTTCTAGCAGCTGAAATAAAAAGCTTAGTGCATTAAGATTAGCTTCACTGATTCACTTTGTGGGAATGAAGAAATCCAAGGTATTCCGTGTCTTCGGTGCATCCGTGACTATTTTTAATCGACAAGTCAAAAAACAATAATCTGCGTTGATCTTTTAATCTGCGGGACAACTGTAGTGCACTAACTCGTCACACCCAAAACAAAAAAGAGGCTTAAACCTCCTTCCATATCTTTTTAAAACTGAACCCCGATCAACCACATATTTTCAATGTAATTAATCTTCTGACTAGCCTTGTCGTACTCATCCCAGCCAGTGGTATGCACATTGGTTAAATTGGTAGCGCCGAACTTAGTGGTATTTTGTAGGTAAACGTTTTTCCAAACATAAAACTTAAGTCCAACTTTTGCAGAAACACCGTAACCCGAAATACTGAAGTGGTTATTTCTGCCCTGTCCGAATAAACGTACATCAGAACGTGGAACCATCATGCCACCACCTAAACCAGTTTCTAAAGTTAAAGAAGTATTGCCTCCGGGTGCAACCCAAATATCATCATAACGCTCAATTTCGATATTGGCATAATTAAACCCATCAGTATGCTCGTAGGTTAACATGCTCTCCTTAACATTAATGCTTTGTCCATTATAATCGCCTGCCAAATTACCTGTAGGTGTATTGGTTGGCGAAATATTTGACCCGATATGGCCAGTAATTGCCACGGTTTGTGGGATATCCATCACATATTTCATGTGGTCCCAGCCGATTGAGATACTGTAGTTATCTTTGATAAAATAACCTGCACGGATATTGTATTGTGGTACCGTGATTAATCCAGGATTTAAATAAGCCCAGCTTAATTTCGATTGTCGATCATGAGCCACAACATCCTTTAAAGTAAAATCGTAATTCGGCCCTTGAAACCTGATATCGCTTTTACCATACCAGGAGCTATTATATCCCCAGTGAAAATAAAAATCGCCTTTACGCGAAAAATTCCTTTTATGCTCAGGATTAAACAAACTTTTGGAAGTTGGGGCATTATTGGTTGATGAGGCTTTAATCTCTTGTGCCTGCATCCGCCTGCCAAATAAGAGTGCTAAAAATAGAATGGTAAATCTTTTCACGCGGCAAATTGAGCAAAAAGACCAGTCAATTACAACAACTTTAACATTTTGTAAGAGTTGTTGTACAAAAAATGACTTTAAAACATTAAAACCTGGTGTAAACGGCCAGCTGAATAATGTTATTAACCGTATTGTTTGAAACACCATGGGTAGCCTGGTTCATGTACCCAGCTTCCAGATCAAATTGTTTCGAAAAACGATAACCTGCAGCAAGGTATAACCTGTTCTGATCGAAAACACTATTGTTAATTTTATCCTTATTCTGAAGATTTAAAAACACCTCGTTCTGCAAAGCCACAAATGGCCCTTTAGTAAACGTTGGCTGTGTTTTTTGAAGTGGCTGAATGAGCCTGAAGAAATAGCGGAAACGCTGCGAAAAAACATCTTCGCCCGTACGGCCAATAAAGCGTTGCTCAAGCCTTGCCCTATGGCTGGCAAAAACAGATTTTATTTTATGGCTATAAATATACTGTTCAAAAATGCGGTGTTCGTGTGCAAATGAATTACCAGCTACTATCGATTGTGATTGTGTTGTTTGCCATAAATACCCCAAAGCTACATTGTGTTTATTGTTAATGAAATATTGTAAGGCTGGCCGCACTAAGGTATTTCTCAAGTAACCCCAATCATCAGCTGAACGCAACTGAACATCGAACTGAAGGCCCCATTTTTCATTAAACTTGGTGTTATTTAAAAACATAAACCAACCCGAATTTTGATGTTGGGTTTGTGCATAAAGCTTTCCAGATACCATAGTGAGTAGCACTATAGCAGACAATAATATTTTTTTCATAAGACGATAAACCGGTTTTATCTGTGTGCCGCTAAATTAATAGAAAATGGATAAAGCAAATAATTTAACTTTAAATTAATCCTCAAAAAAGATGTGATACGCTTATCTTTAAGTTTTAATTCATTTGAAAATCATATGCGTTTC
Encoded proteins:
- a CDS encoding M1 family metallopeptidase is translated as MKKLLFILAISISISAVQAQMLGKNQVNSRADSLRGTLTPLRTCYDINYYHLDVKIDIDQKTVSGSNEFAFTATQDLTKLQFDLFDNLKVNKVVYRGVDLPYTREYNAVFVTFPKAVKKGSKDKFTVFYSGNPLVAKTPPWDGGFIFKKDEAGNPFVSVACQGLGASVWWPNKDHQSDEVDSMLISISVPKTLQEISNGRLRNTVDKPDGYKQYNWFVANPINNYDVTFYIGKYAHWQDSYDGENGKLSIDYLALQTDSAKARPHWDADVKPMLKCFEYWFGPYPWYKDGYKLVQAPHLGMEHQSAVAYGNQFKPGYLGKDLSGTGHGLKWDFITIHESGHEWFGNNITSKDIADMWIHEGFTNYSEVLFTECTENKAAADEYVIGLQKIIQNDIPVIGPYGVNKEGSGDMYPKGANLISTIRQLINNDEKFRQILRGLGKTFYHKTVSTAEIENYIAKQSGLKLDKVFDQYLRYTKIPVLGYKINNGTLTYRWITDVKGFDMPVRVTLKAGAYTLIKPTNGWKTIKVDASINADNFQHDPLFYINVKKG
- a CDS encoding aminoglycoside 6-adenylyltransferase; translation: MIQQLFAQHATEILKSDESVIGLAVGGSWLSNEIDEFSDLDLILLTKEKVSTDKSKMLQYANRLGDLISAFTGEHVGEPRVLICIYDKPLLHVDIKFLTLDEFASRVENPTLLIDRDNQLQRILNQTEAKFPYPDYQWIEDRFWTWIHYALLKIGRGEYLEALDFFGFLRMVVFGPLLHIKNNNLPRGVRKVESQLPSEDFNLLKGTIAEYNKASLIESLENAIKLYKKLRIDLFDSVTKQNKKAEDAVMQYLVAIKERS
- a CDS encoding DUF2490 domain-containing protein, producing the protein MKKILLSAIVLLTMVSGKLYAQTQHQNSGWFMFLNNTKFNEKWGLQFDVQLRSADDWGYLRNTLVRPALQYFINNKHNVALGYLWQTTQSQSIVAGNSFAHEHRIFEQYIYSHKIKSVFASHRARLEQRFIGRTGEDVFSQRFRYFFRLIQPLQKTQPTFTKGPFVALQNEVFLNLQNKDKINNSVFDQNRLYLAAGYRFSKQFDLEAGYMNQATHGVSNNTVNNIIQLAVYTRF
- a CDS encoding head GIN domain-containing protein — encoded protein: MKKVFAILLASLTLTSGINVMAKDQTHINSSKFNNDERDVANFTSVAGAGPINIVITLGSKASCRLEGDADAIASIVTEVKGNALIIRPETSITSWSRKYEDKKITAYVTAPSLKSLSMSGSGAMTVNSKVSAGDFATVLSGSGSIKVNADVDDFSGVISGSGSININGSADHAKVVISSSGTFGGKSFAVKTLSTTISGSGTVNIAVDESIRAVISGSGSVNYSGNASVEKTIVGSGRVRKV
- a CDS encoding DinB family protein, with protein sequence MLTKTLKSLFNRDLHKLKFEIDAYQNENNLWRVDKGIANSAGNLCLHLIGNLNTYIGATLGGSNYIRNRELEFSLKDVLKQELINMIEATLTVVDETLDKITDEQLNSEYPMLVFQEKTSTGFFLVHLTTHLTYHLGQINYHRRLLDV